CGACCGCTCGTTCCTCGATCTGTCCGTGCCGTCGAAGCGCGATCTCGGCTGGATCGTCGGCGGCGTCGTCGTCATCTTCGGCGCGATCATGGCGATCACGTTCGTGTTCCAGACGGCGGGCGTCGAGAGCGCCGAGCACGGGACGACCCAGCAGGCCGCGGAGAACCCGACCATCCTGCTCGTGTTGATTCCGGCGTCGATCCTGGTCATCGGCCCCTTCGAGGAACTGCTCTACCGGAACGTGATCCAGAAGTCGCTGTACGGCACCTTCTCGCGGTACGGCGCCGTCGTCGTCGGCAGCGTCATCTTCGCGATCATCCACACGCAGGCCTACTGGACCGCGGGCCCGGGGCAGGTCGCCGCGAGCCTGGGGACGGTCTTCGGCCTCTCGATCGTCCTTGGGACAGTCTACGAGCGCACGGACAACTTGGTGGTGCCGGCGCTCGTCCACGGCATCTACAACGCGGTCGTCTTCGCGAACCTCTACGTCGGCTACGTCTGACCGTTGCAACCGCTCCGGCCGTTCCGACTGCTCCAGCCGTCCGACCGCTCCGGCTGCTCAACCACTTCTGCCACCGGTCACCAGACACCCGCCGCTCATCGAGCGTCGCTGCACCGCACTCGAGAAATCACCACCTAGCTCGTGTCCGTTCCTGTTACGAGGGGTTCTTCCGCGCTAACTCCGAGCCGCAGATCGGACACCGATCCTTTTCTTCATCGAACTCGCGGCCGCAGCCCTGACACTGCCAGTGCCAGTGGCGCTGTTCGTCGATGCCCTCGCGGGCGATCACTTCGACGGCGACGTTGAGCTTCTCGGCGACGTTCTGCATCGCGTAGTCGTCCGTGACGAGCGTCCCGTCGAGTTCGAAACTCGCCGCGATGAGCCGAACGTCGGTCTCCGAGAGGACCTCGAGGTCGCCCGACTCGCGGGCCGCGCGCTGGACCTTCTCGGTGGTGTCGTCGTTGGGGATGTGGATGTGCATCCCCGAGCCCTCCATCGCGTCGTAGCGATAGGCGCTCTCGTCCTCGAGTTCTTCGCGGACGAGGGGGATGGTTGCAGTCTGTTCTGACGTGTGAAAGTCGTGGATAAAAGCCGAGGAGTCGAGAACGTACATACCGTTAGCGCTGGACGACGATGTAGTCTTTCACCGCTTGCACGCGGCTGACCGGCACGAGAAAGCGACCGTCCTCGTTGATGTTGAAGTCAACCGAGCGGGTCGGCAGTTCTTCGTCCGGTTCGATGACGAGGTCGTGCAGTTCTCCCGATTTCAGATCCATCGTGATGTTGTAGAGCAGCCCGAGCTCCGTCCCGTCGGACCCCATGACGGATTTGCCCGAGAGGTTCTCGGCGAGTATATCGCTCATGCATACCCGTATTTACTAATCGGTATTAAACGATTTGCTAAACTGGATTGCGTGCAATCACGTCGGCGACCGCGCGCTCGACTCGCGGGGTCGTCTCGGTTGACGACGTCACTCGAGCGGTGTGCTCGAGGGCCACGAGCGCGATTCCGCGTCGCGGACCGATCACGCGACCGGCGTGACGATGGGTTTAACTACCGTCCTGCGGACGCTCTAGGCAAGACCTTCTCGGGTGGTTCACCATGTCGGATACGGATACTGATACAGAGACGAACGCGCGCGACCCCGCATCTACGTCCCTTCGAACGCCGATCGTCGCCGTCCTCGGACACGTCGATCACGGCAAGACGAGCCTGCTGGATAAGATCCGCGGCTCGGCGGTAATCGAGGGCGAAGCGGGCGCAATTACCCAGCACATCGGGGCGACGGCCGTCCCGCTCGATATCATCTCCACGATCGCCGGCGACCTCGTCGACCCCGACGACTTCGATCTGCCCGGTCTCCTCTTTATCGACACGCCGGGGCACCACTCCTTCACGACGCTGCGCTCCCGCGGCGGTGCGCTGGCCGATATCGCCATCCTCGTCGTCGACGTCAACGACGGCTTCCAGCCTCAGACGCTCGAAGCGCTCGATATCCTCAAGCGCTCGGAGACGCCGTTTATCGTCGCCGCGAACAAGATCGACACTGTTCCCGGATGGAACGAAAACGAGGACTCGCCGATCAACGACACCTACGAGTCCCAGTCCGACCGCGTCCGGTCGCGCCTCGACGAGCAACTCTACGAGATCATCGGCAACCTCTCGGACGAAGGCTTCTCCGCCGACCTCTACTGGCGCGTCCAGAATTTCCAGCGCAACGTCGGCGTCGTCCCCGTCTCCGCGATGACCGGCGAGGGCGTCCCGGACCTGCTTGCCGTCATGATGGGGCTCTCCCAGCGGTACATGAAAGAGGAGATGGAGATCGACGTGCAGGGGCCGGGCGTCGGCACCGTCCTCGAGGTCAAAGACGAGAAGGGGTTCGGAACGACGATCGACACCGTCCTCTACGACGGGACGATCCGCGCGGACGACCAGCTCGTCGTCGGCGGACAGAACGAACCGATCGTCACCGACGTCCGGGCCCTGCTCCAGCCCCGACCGCTCGCCGAAATTCGAACCGAGAGCCGGTTCGAAAAAGTCGACGAGGTCGGCGCCGCGGCGGGTATCAAGGTCGCCGCGCCCGAACTCGACGAGGCGATGGCCGGCGCGCCGGTTCGGGTCGTCCGCAACCGCGACCTCAACGACGTGATTCAGGAGGTCCAGGCCGAACTCGCCGATATCGCCGTCGACACCGGGGAGGAGGGCGTCGTCGTCAAGGCAGACACCCTCGGCAGCCTCGAGGCGATGGCCGACGCTTTAGACGAGGCGGAAGTGCCGATCGTCCGCGCGGAGGTCGGCGACGTCGCGCCGCGGGACGTCTCGGTCGCCTCGACGGCCGACGATCCGAAACAGCGGGTCATCCTCGGGTTCAACGTCGACACGCTCTCGGACGCCGAGCGCCGGGCCGAGGCCGACGACGTCACGATCTTCACCGACGAGGTCATCTACCAGCTCATCGAGGAGTACGAGGAGTTCGTCGAGGAGATGGAACAGGCCCAGCAGTCCACGATTCTCGAGAACATCTCGCGGCCAGCTCGGTTCCGCATCCTGCCGGATCACACGTTCCGCCAGAACGATCCGGCGGTCGTCGGCGTCGAAGTCAATTCGGGCACCGTCCAGAACAACGCGAACGTCGTGAAGTTCGAGGGCAACGAGCCCGATCGCGTCGGCCAGATCAAGGGCATCCAGGAGCAGGGCGAGGACGTCGACGAGGCCCGCGCGGGCGACCGCGTCTCGGTCGCGATCGACGGCCCGACGGTCGGCCGCCAGATCGAGGAGGACGACGAACTCTGGATCGAGATCCCCGAAAAGCACGCGAAGATCTTAGAGCAGGAACTGGCCGACGACATCCCGGCCGACGAACTCGAGGCGCTGAACATGTTCCTCGACAAGCAGCGCAGCCGCGACCCGTTCTGGGGCAAGTAACGCGGCTTCGTCCCCGACCTGACCTCGAATTATCGGGAAGCCGTCTTTTCCCTCGCTACTCGTCGAAAGCCGCTTCCGACGGCGACACCGGCCAATGCTCTTATCATAGCCGCGTACCTATAAGAAGTATGAACCGTCTCGTCTGGGTGCTCGTCGCGGCGTACGTCGGCCTCGCCGCCGGACTGTTCTACTGTCTCGCGATCGGGGCGACGGATCTGTTCGTCCTGCTGGCGGCGGTACTGCTCGTCCTCGCCGTCCCGCAGTGGCTTATTCTCTCGCGGCGTAACGGGCGAGTGCTCGAGAGCGAGTCGACGGCCCAGGAGCGGTCCTGATCGCCGTAGGCGGATTCCTCGTTTCGGGTTCGAACGGTCAGCTATCCTCGGCGGACTCGAGTTCCAACCGTGCGCTGCCGTCGACCGCAGCGAGCGGGTCGACGTCCGTAACGCGCGCAACGACGCTCACGGGGGCGGCGGCTCGGGGCTCGTCTTCGACGCTGGCGGGCGTCGGCCCCCAGAACAGACAGAGTTTGTTCCCCGCAGGCCAGTAGGTGATCGCTCCCTCGGGGACGACCTCGCGCTCGCTCTCGAGCGGCGCGTCGAGCGCCGCGTCGATGTAGAGTTCGTCGCCCCACCGAACGGCGTCGCCGGCTACCGGCAGCGCGTTCTCGAGCGCGCGACGCGTTTCGGGCGCCTCGTCGGTCCAGGTGGCCTCGAGTTCGAGATCGTCGACGGAGATCGTGAGGTCGCTCATACGGCGTGCAACGACCGCTCGGTACTTTGCAGCACTGACTGGTTCCTGCGGTGCGACCGCCGGGACGGCGACGAGCTACGCGGACTCGGGTTCGGTCTCGGTCTCGAGGTCGGGCGTCTCGGGCTCGGCATCTACCGCCGACTCGCCCTCGCGGTCGGCGGCGTCGCGCTCGCGCAGGTCCGGCCGGTCGTCCTCGGGCGCGTCGGTACCCGATCGAGCCCGGGCACGCTCGATCCCCTCGAGCACCGCTTCGGGGTCGTCGATGGCCGAGCGAGCGCAGCGAATGTCGAACCCGTAGCCGTCGCGCTCGAGGACGAGTTCGTCGTCGGTGAGGCGGACGTCAGCGATCTGTTTCCACGGGACGAACTTTCGATCGCCGATCACGAGCCCGGCGTCGTGGGCGCTGATTTCCGGCGGGTTCCACCGCTCGTTCGGATCGATATCGTCCAGCCCGCCCCAGTCGGTGCGCTCGGCGAGGAGCATCGCGATCCCGTAGACGAGCCAGAACAGCCCGAACCAGTAGCCGGTCACCGCCATGGCGAGGCCGCCGCCGACCGTCACCGCCGCGAGCGCGGTCGTGGCGGTCTCGCCGGACAGGTACCCGGCGCGGTGCCACGTCCAGCGGGCGGCCGGCTCGTCGTCCGCGACGGCGTCGGCGTACCGCTTTCGCGAGAGGCGGTTCAGGCCGAACGCCGAGACGCCGGTCAGCACGGCGAACGCGCCCGCGACGACGGCGAGTTGCCCGCCTCCCTCGAGGCCGAAGGGGACGGCGCCGAATCCCGCGGCGGGGAGGTACGACGCGAGCTGTCGCCACCGACTGCCGCCGATCCGTTCGGGCAGTCCGTGAGCGCGCTTCGCGAGGATGTGCCCCACGACCGCGACCGCGGTGAGCGCGCTCGGAAGGAGCCCCAACAGCGTCGCAGTGGTCGCGCCCGCGAGGAGGCCGCCGATCGCCGCGACCCCGGTTGCGACGACCCCGAGGTAGAACCCGAAGCCGGCCTGAAAGCCGATATCGGGCTCGCCGACGTCGTCCGGATCGGGCTCGAGAGCAGGGTCGGCGTCGGAAACGTGTTGGTCGCGAGACACCACGGTCGATACGCTGTACGTCCAGCTATAAATACGCCCGGGAGCGGCTGCGTTCGGCGTTGATTACATTGTTCGTGCCGCGAACGGCCGAATCGGATTCGGGTCACCGTCGAATTGGAACGGGAGGGTGATGAAACGGTTGCCACTTCCACTGTAACGATTAACTAGGTGGTTCCGGTTGGTCAGCGTATGCTCGTGCATCTCCGCCAGTACAAACACGAAGAAGTCCAGTTCGACGACAACCGGACGACCGGCGAGTCCCAGACGGAGGATACGGTCGACAAGGAACCGGAGGAGTACTTCGGCGAAAGCATCGCCGAGTTCGACCTCGAGACGTGGGAGACGATCGAGTTCGAAGACGATCCGATCCAGCAGCGCGACGTGACGATCGAGGGTGTCACGGCCGTCTCCGTGCCGAAGGAGGAAACCGACGCGGACGACCCGGACCTCCCCGGGAAGACGATCCAGTTGCGGATGGGCGGCGGCATCGAGTACATGGATCAGGCCGAGATCGTGGAAGTGCAGGATCTGAATCCCCAGGACGAGGCCGAAGGGAAGGTATCGAAGGAGGAGGACCCGCAGGGGAAGGCGACGATGGATGAGGAGCCGTAGGGGCGGGCCGCGACGCCGGCCGTCGCGCCGCCGTCTAGCCCGCGCGCCGGTTGCGAGGCCGCGGCGACGTCGTACCGTGCCAAGGGCTGTCGGAGGCGGTACGGTCCCGAAATCGTTTTCAATCGGTCGCGCGGACACTCGGTATGCCGACGGAATCGGACACTGATTATGACCCCACACTGGGGAACAAGTTCATCTTCGTCACCGGCGGCGTTATGTCGGGGCTCGGCAAGGGGATTACGGCCGCGAGCACCGGCCGGCTCCTGAAAAACGCCGGCTTCGACGTGACCGCCGTGAAGATCGATCCGTATCTGAACGTCGACGCGGGGACGATGAACCCCTACCAGCACGGGGAGGTGTACGTCCTCAAGGACGGCGGCGAGGTCGACCTCGACCTGGGGAACTACGAGCGGTTCCTCGACGTCGACATGACCTCGGACCACAACATCACCACGGGGAAAACGTACCAGCACGTCATCGAGAAGGAGCGTGCCGGCGACTACCTGGGCAAGACGGTCCAGATCATTCCCCACATCACCGACGACATCAAGCGCCGCATTCGCGAGGCGGCCGAAGGCACCGACGTCTGTATCGTCGAGGTCGGCGGCACCGTCGGTGACATCGAGGGGATGCCCTACCTCGAGGCGCTGCGCCAGTTCGCCCACGAGGAACCGGAGGAGAACGTCCTCTTTACGCACGTCACCCTCGTCCCGTACTCGAAGAACGGCGAGCAGAAGACCAAGCCCACCCAGCACTCGGTCAAGGAAGTGCGCTCGATCGGACTCCAGCCCGACATCATCGTCGGCCGCTGCGAGGACCGCCTCGAGCCCAAGACCAAGGAGAAGATCGCGCTGTTCTGCGACATTCCCACTGAAGCCGTCTTCTCCAACCCGGACGTCGAGGACGTCTACCACGTCCCGCTGATGGTCGAGGAAGAGGGGCTCGACCAGTACGTCCTGGAGCACTTCGGGCTGGCCGACGAGGCCCTGCCGGAAGGCGAGCGCGCCAACGAGTGGCGCGAGATCGTCACCACGGACCAGACCGACGAGATCGACATCGCGCTGGTCGGCAAGTACGACCTCGAGGACGCGTACATGTCGATCCACGAGTCGCTGAAACACGCCGGCTTCGAACTCGGCGTCGACGTCAACGTCCACTGGGTTCACGCCGACGGGATGGCCGACGCGTACGACGACCAACTCGAGGACGTCGACGGGATCATCGTCCCCGGCGGCTTCGGGATGCGCGGCACCGAGGGGAAGATCCGGGCGGTTCAGTACGCCCGCGAGAACGACGTGCCCTTCCTCGGGCTCTGTCTGGGCTTCCAGATGGCCGTCGTCGAGTACGCCCGCAACGTGCTGGGCCTCGAGGACGCCCACTCCGCGGAGATGGACGAGGAGACGCCCCATCCGGTCATCGACATCCTGCCCGAGCAGTACGAGGTCGAGGACATGGGCGGGACGATGCGGCTGGGCGAGCACACGACCGTCATCGAACCCGAGACGCTGGCCTACGAGCTGTACGGCGACACGTCCTGCTCGGAGCGTCACCGCCACCGCTACGAGGTCAACCCCGAGTACTTCGACCAGTTCGAGGACGAGCCGCTGACGTTCTCGGGCACCGCCGGCAACCGGATGGAGATCCTCGAGCACGAGGACCACCCGTTCTTCTTCGGGACGCAGTTCCACCCCGAGTACAAGTCCCGACCCGGCCAGCCGAGCCCGCCGTTCGTCGGCCTGGTCGAGTCCGTCCTCGAGCAGACCGGCGCCGGCGCCGACGCGGTCGAAACGGAGACCGCCGAGACCGACGCGGACACCGACGCCGAAACGGAGGTCACCCACTGATGGTAGACACAGACACGTTCGTTCCGGACGCAGTCGCAGAGATCGAAGACGAAATCGGCGACGAAAACGCCGTCATCGCCCTTTCGGGCGGAGTCGACTCCTCGGTCGCCGCCGCGCTGGCCTACGAGGCCATCGGCGACCGGCTGACACCGGTCTACGTCGACACCGGCCTCATGCGCAAGGGCGAGACCGACCAGATCCGCGAGACCTTCGACTACATGGAGTCGCTGCGGATCGTCGAGGCCCAGGACCGGTTCCTCGAGGCCTTAGAGGGCGTCACCGACCCCGAGGAGAAGCGAGAGATCATCGGCGAGCAGTTCATCCGCGAGTTCGAGCGCGAGGCCAAGGACGCCGACGCCGACTACCTCGTGCAGGGGACGATCTACCCCGACCGCATCGAGAGCGAGGGCGGGATCAAGTCCCACCACAACGTCGGCGGGCTCCCCGACGTCGTCGAGTTCGAGGGGATCGTCGAACCCGTCCGCGACCTCTACAAGGACGAGGTCCGCGAGGTCGCCCGCCACCTCGGCTTAGAGGAGATCGTCGCCGAGCGGATGCCGTTCCCCGGCCCCGGCCTCGCGGTTCGGGTGATCGGCGAGGTCACCGAGGAGAAACTCGAGGTCGCCCGCGAGGCCAACCACGTCGTCGAGGAGGAACTCGAGGAGTACGAGCCGTGGCAGGCCCTCGCGGCAGTGATCGGCAAGGCGACGGGCGTCAAGGGCGACAACCGCGTCCACGGCTGGGTCGTCTCCGTGCGCTCGGTCGAGTCCCGCGACGGGATGACCGCCCGCGCCCAGGAGATCGACTGGGAGACCCTCCAGCGCATCCAGTCCCGGATCACGGGGACCAACGAAAACGTCGCCCGCGTCGTCTACGACGTGACGCACAAACCGCCCGCGACGATCGAGTACGAATGAGCGAGGCGTCCAAAACTACGCGAGCGATCGTCGCCGGCCCCGACGCCGACGGCATCGGCGAGGCCCTCGAGAATGAGGGCGTCGCGGTCACGCGCCTCGAGGGTGTCATCTCGCGCCCGCAACTCGAGGAGGCGGGCATCGTCGACGCCGACCTGTACGTCCTGACCGACGTCGGGCAGGCGACGACGATTCCGATCGTCTGCGACCTCACCGACGACATTCGGACGGTCGTCTACACCGAGGATTCGATCCCGGAGTTCGTCAAGGCGCAACTCGATATCGCGGTCGACCCGAAGTTGCTCGCGCCGGCGATCGTCGCCGAGGAACTGCTCGGTTGAGCGTCGCACCGTCGGCCGCCGGCCGTTGGCCGTTCCCGACTGCCGTTTTTGCGTGCCCTAATTGTCAGTTGCAGTTAGATGCTAGCCATGAACGTTCTCGAGGACGATTTCGGCGGATTAAATCCGAGTTAAATTCGGGAGAATTCGGCGTAAGAAGGGTATACCGTCGCCCCCGTTCAAGTAGGTCCCACCCCTACGAACGGGTGGAGGTCGACGGGTCACTTCCACCGTAGGCACCCACGCCTGTTCCCGTGACTTCCAGCAATCCCACCACAGCACCCTTCCCCACCA
The DNA window shown above is from Halopiger xanaduensis SH-6 and carries:
- the guaA gene encoding glutamine-hydrolyzing GMP synthase, with translation MVDTDTFVPDAVAEIEDEIGDENAVIALSGGVDSSVAAALAYEAIGDRLTPVYVDTGLMRKGETDQIRETFDYMESLRIVEAQDRFLEALEGVTDPEEKREIIGEQFIREFEREAKDADADYLVQGTIYPDRIESEGGIKSHHNVGGLPDVVEFEGIVEPVRDLYKDEVREVARHLGLEEIVAERMPFPGPGLAVRVIGEVTEEKLEVAREANHVVEEELEEYEPWQALAAVIGKATGVKGDNRVHGWVVSVRSVESRDGMTARAQEIDWETLQRIQSRITGTNENVARVVYDVTHKPPATIEYE
- a CDS encoding NOB1 family endonuclease, translated to MYVLDSSAFIHDFHTSEQTATIPLVREELEDESAYRYDAMEGSGMHIHIPNDDTTEKVQRAARESGDLEVLSETDVRLIAASFELDGTLVTDDYAMQNVAEKLNVAVEVIAREGIDEQRHWHWQCQGCGREFDEEKDRCPICGSELARKNPS
- a CDS encoding DUF7126 family protein is translated as MSEASKTTRAIVAGPDADGIGEALENEGVAVTRLEGVISRPQLEEAGIVDADLYVLTDVGQATTIPIVCDLTDDIRTVVYTEDSIPEFVKAQLDIAVDPKLLAPAIVAEELLG
- a CDS encoding cyclophilin-like family protein, whose protein sequence is MSDLTISVDDLELEATWTDEAPETRRALENALPVAGDAVRWGDELYIDAALDAPLESEREVVPEGAITYWPAGNKLCLFWGPTPASVEDEPRAAAPVSVVARVTDVDPLAAVDGSARLELESAEDS
- a CDS encoding PRC-barrel domain-containing protein, with the protein product MSDILAENLSGKSVMGSDGTELGLLYNITMDLKSGELHDLVIEPDEELPTRSVDFNINEDGRFLVPVSRVQAVKDYIVVQR
- the pyrG gene encoding glutamine hydrolyzing CTP synthase, producing MPTESDTDYDPTLGNKFIFVTGGVMSGLGKGITAASTGRLLKNAGFDVTAVKIDPYLNVDAGTMNPYQHGEVYVLKDGGEVDLDLGNYERFLDVDMTSDHNITTGKTYQHVIEKERAGDYLGKTVQIIPHITDDIKRRIREAAEGTDVCIVEVGGTVGDIEGMPYLEALRQFAHEEPEENVLFTHVTLVPYSKNGEQKTKPTQHSVKEVRSIGLQPDIIVGRCEDRLEPKTKEKIALFCDIPTEAVFSNPDVEDVYHVPLMVEEEGLDQYVLEHFGLADEALPEGERANEWREIVTTDQTDEIDIALVGKYDLEDAYMSIHESLKHAGFELGVDVNVHWVHADGMADAYDDQLEDVDGIIVPGGFGMRGTEGKIRAVQYARENDVPFLGLCLGFQMAVVEYARNVLGLEDAHSAEMDEETPHPVIDILPEQYEVEDMGGTMRLGEHTTVIEPETLAYELYGDTSCSERHRHRYEVNPEYFDQFEDEPLTFSGTAGNRMEILEHEDHPFFFGTQFHPEYKSRPGQPSPPFVGLVESVLEQTGAGADAVETETAETDADTDAETEVTH
- the infB gene encoding translation initiation factor IF-2, producing MSDTDTDTETNARDPASTSLRTPIVAVLGHVDHGKTSLLDKIRGSAVIEGEAGAITQHIGATAVPLDIISTIAGDLVDPDDFDLPGLLFIDTPGHHSFTTLRSRGGALADIAILVVDVNDGFQPQTLEALDILKRSETPFIVAANKIDTVPGWNENEDSPINDTYESQSDRVRSRLDEQLYEIIGNLSDEGFSADLYWRVQNFQRNVGVVPVSAMTGEGVPDLLAVMMGLSQRYMKEEMEIDVQGPGVGTVLEVKDEKGFGTTIDTVLYDGTIRADDQLVVGGQNEPIVTDVRALLQPRPLAEIRTESRFEKVDEVGAAAGIKVAAPELDEAMAGAPVRVVRNRDLNDVIQEVQAELADIAVDTGEEGVVVKADTLGSLEAMADALDEAEVPIVRAEVGDVAPRDVSVASTADDPKQRVILGFNVDTLSDAERRAEADDVTIFTDEVIYQLIEEYEEFVEEMEQAQQSTILENISRPARFRILPDHTFRQNDPAVVGVEVNSGTVQNNANVVKFEGNEPDRVGQIKGIQEQGEDVDEARAGDRVSVAIDGPTVGRQIEEDDELWIEIPEKHAKILEQELADDIPADELEALNMFLDKQRSRDPFWGK